The genomic region CTATTGTCGAAGGATTTAAAAAAGTGTTCAAAGAACATGAACTTGACATCGAAATCGAATCACTTATTGCAACAGGATGGGATACACACATCTACGACACTGACTTACAGGCAGTGGAAAAAATATTCAAAACAAATGAATTATGCCCATTATGTAAGTGCATAACTCCAAAACATTCATTCATCCAAACCACTAAAGGTAAGGCTTGCCCGGAATGTAAGAAATCCATGTAATCTTACATTCATATTCTTTTTTAATGATCAAACATCCATCCTGATATCTCAATAACATGTTCATTGCTTTAGTGTAACGTCTTTTGATCTCGTATTTATATAACAATCATACACAATAAGCAACAATCATAATTTTTAAAATATATATTAGTTAATTATATATGTATGAAATATGCATACATTAATGTGATTCCACTAATCCGAGTTTCAGGGAGAGACATATCATGAAAAGACTTACTATCAGCATGTCCGATGAGCTTTTTGACAAACTGGACGTAATTGAAAACAAAAGCCTGTTCATCAGAAAGCTTATAGAAAGAGAACTTGACGCAGTGGATAATTTCTCTTCTGAAGAAGTTATTCCCTGGAGCGAAGGATTCAGTATTCTCAAAAAAGATGTTAATACAATATTCAGCCGACTTGAACAAATGGAAAACAAACTTGCAGGAATAAGCCCTGCACAAGAGAATGAACCTTTGATTCAGGAATCTTTAAACCCTCTTTTACAGGAAACTTCTGAACAAATACATGAACCACAGGATAATCTTGCACAGAATATTATCAGTCATGAAATTCCGGAACCTGTTGAACAAGTACTCGCTGAGGACATCGGCACTCAGAACATAAATGAAAATATTGGTGAAAATCATCCGGATATACCTGCCCCGGTTATGAATGGTACCGATATCAACATGGAAGATATGCGTGAAAATACCGGCAATGAACTTGAGATGGAGAGTTTCAAAACTGAAGATATGGGAATGATTGAAACAGAAATCCCTGAACCAGCAGTAGCAACAAATATCCAGGAAACTGCCAACAATGCACCATCGATTGAAACCACTGAGCAGAACTTCAATCCGATGGAAAATATCAGCGTAGAGGAACAGATAACTCCGAAAGAAAGTACAGTTTTAGTTGAAAATACGGAAGAAACATTTAACCCATCTATACCTGAAATGAAGAGGGAAAGTTCAGTAGATGCTGAAATTCCACACGAGCATAAACTCTCAGAACTGGTTGCAGAAAAAATACATAAGGAAACAGAAGTTGAAAACACTTCTTTAAAAGAAGCTGAAAAAAATCCTTTATTCATGCCCCCTGAAGGAGAAATGCAACAAACAGAGTTCCAGATGCCAGAATTGAAGCCACCGGAGCAAGAAATGACACAACAGGAATTCCAGATGCCTGAATTGAAACCACTGGAGCAAGAAATGACACAACAGGAATTCCAGATGCCTGAATTGAAACCACCGGAGCAAGAAATAGCACAATCAGAGTTCCAGATGCCAGAATTGAAGCTGCCGGAGCAAGAAACGACACAACAGGAATTCCAGATGCCAGAATTGAAACCGCCGGAGCAAGAAGCAGAACAACCGGAGTTCCAGATGCCAGAATTGAAACCGCCGGGGCAAGAAGCAGAACAACCGGAGTTCCAGATGCCAGAGTTTAAGCCACCGGAACAAGAAGCAGAACAACCGGAGTTCCAGATGCCAGAATTGAAACCGCCGGGGCAAGAGGCAGAACAACAGGAATTCCAGATGCCAGAATTGAAACCACCGGAGCAAGAAGCAGAACAACCGGAGTTCCAGATGCCAGAGTTTAAGCCACCGGAACAGGAGCTGGGACAAACGGCATTTGCGATGCCGGAGCTAGAAACATCAGGATCACCAGCAATGCCAGATACAAATGAAGCTGAGTTGGTTATGCCGGAAATGAAAGCACCTGAAATGCCGCCTATTGCCGGAGAATCGATGCCACCATTTAATACAGGAACAGAAGCTGCACCTGAAATACAAACTGAAACAGCTCAGATGCAAGCATCAAAAGTTTCACCTGATGTAAATCAGAGTGCAGGGACTAAGCCGGACAAACTGGAAACCAATATTCTAATGTATATGCCACGCGGAGCTAAAGTTAAAAAAGAGATCATAAAGAGTCTGGTATCACGCCAGTTCAGTCAGGAAGACATTGACAGGAAGATACAGGAACTGGTTGCAAGAGAAATACTCATACTTAAGCAGGAAAATGGTGTTGAACAGCTTCACAGACTAAAGTAAAACCAGTAGTGATATCGGACTGGATGTTAACATCAGATTAGGCCGGATCTTTCAGAAGACATTTCTGAAAAGATAATTCCTGATGAGCATTGTTTGCAAACATTACGGGAAGTGTCAAAGCAACTACTGCAAACAAGCCTGCCGCATAGACTACATGTGTTCAGACCGGATACAGAACCACATATAGCACAAATACCCACTCTTTCCATTAAGGAATAGTCTTGTAATTTTAAATAAAAATCCATCGGTCAAGCATAAAAAAGAAAGAAAGAGCATATCTGTTAGGATCTACCCTGACACATTATAATATAAAAATAAAAATGGCACTATTCGATAATAGCACCCTTGTTCGCGGAACTTACAAATTTTCTGTACCTTGCAAGGTAACCGGTAACCTTCTTTTCCAACGGGACAAAAGTTTTCCTGCGCTCTGCAAGCTCTTCTTCAGATACCTTCAGGTCAAGTTTTCTTGCAGGAATGTCTATCTCGATTATATCGCCTTCTTTTACAAGACCAATGGGACCGCCTTCCTGTGCTTCAGGAGAGATGTGACCGATACATGGACCCCGGGTTCCACCGGAGAAACGACCATCTGTAACAAGAGCAACTTTATCGATAAGACCCATTCCGGCAATAGCTGATGTTGGAGATAGCATCTCACGCATTCCAGGACCACCTTTTGGACCTTCATAGCGTATAACAACAACATCACCGGCAACAATCTTCTTGGCAAGGATTGCAGCCATTGCATCTTCCTCACTGTCAAATACCCTTGCAGGACCGCTGTGTTTCAGCATCTTAGGATCGACTGCTGCTTGTTTTACAACTGAACCATCCGGAGCAAGACTTCCTTTAAGTACTGCAATTCCACCTTCTTCATGTATAGGAGATTCCATCGTACCCATAATTCTTGCATTGAGTTTCGGATTTACAATGATAAGCTCTGATAGGTTATCCCCAACAGTCTTACCATTAACTGTTTTTTCATCAAGGTTAAGACTGGACTGGAGCCTGGACATGATTGCCTGGACACCGCCTGCCCTTTCAAAGTCAAGCATGTAATTTTCTCCGCCAGGTTTGAGAGAGATAAGATGAGGAGTGCTTTTACTGAGCCTGTCAAATACATCAAGGCTAAGCTCAAGTCCAAAGGCATGGGCAATTGCAGGAAGGTGAAGTGTAGTATTAGTACTGCCACCGATTGCCATATCTACCATTATGGCATTTTCAAATGACTTCATGGTGACAACGCTACGAGGATTAAGACCTTCATTGACCATTGAAACAATCCTTTCACCTGATTCTTTTGCAAGCCTTATTTTCTTAGCATCTGCTGCATGGGCAGTTCCACACCCTGGAAGACTCATACCAAGTGCCTCTGTCATACATGCCATGGTGTTTGCAGTGTACATTCCGGCACATGAACCGGCACCACTGCATGAACAGTCTTCGAGGAGCTTCAACTTTTCATCGGATACTTTTTCGGACTGGCATTCTCCAACTCCTTCAAATACAGATATGAGATCCCTTGGCTCATCATCAACATAACCCGGAATCATTGGACCGCCTGTAACCACAATTGCAGGAATGTCAAGGCTTCCTGCTGCCATAAGGTGACCGGGAGTAATCTTGTCACATGCTGTTATCATAACCATTCCATCAAGCTGGTGACCCTGAAGGACAAGCTCTATGGAATCTTCGATTGCCTCACGGCTTGGAAGGGAATATTTCATTCCTTCGTGACCCATGGCAATTCCATCACAAATACCTATAGTATGGAATTCAAATGGGACACCACCGGCACTTCTGATACCTGCCTTTACGGCCTCTGCAACTTTGTCAAGATGAATATGACCGGGGATGAGTTCATTCCTGGAGTTTACAACTGCAATGAACGGCTTTTTCATTTCAGAATCTGTTACACCGGTTGCCTTCAAAAGAGAACGGTGAGGCGCGCGTTCGAGTCCTTTCTTTGTCTTGTCACTTCTCATTGGAAAACCTCGTTTGATGCATTCACAGCATGCTTACAACTAATATAGGTAATGGAAAAAGGAATATATAAGAAGTGTGTGCCGCCAAAACATTGGAAATGTGAATATTCAAATACAACAACAAATGCTAACCGCTTTTAATACGCATAATACTAAAGCATAATATACCCTATCATGAAGATATTTATGACATATTGTGTGCATACAAATATGAATAAGCTTACAGATTTTCATATAAATCATACATATTGTATTCTTTAATAGCGGACATAATATTACATGTATGCAGCATCAGTAATGAAGAATTCAGTAAGTGTATCGTTAATAGACTCAAAATAGAATTGCCACCGTACTAAGCAGATTTGTCAATAATTTCATTTTGCAATTATAATCCTGACATCCTCAATTTGAACAGCAATTCAACAACAAAAGACATAGTTGAAAACTGTTTTGTTTAATCCACTATATACTGACCGTCTGATTAAATATGCTTAAAGACCTATAGGACATCATATTGGAAATTGATGGGAAATATACACAACCATGGAAAAACAGCAACCGTAAGCACACCAATAAAACAAATATATTAGAGAATAGATACTTGCATATATACAAAGTAATAGATACATTATATCCAATATAATGCAATAAAGATAATATTTTGTACACATATTAATCTGATTTTTTAGTAAAAAACAAGAAGAGAAGCATGAGAGCAGTAATAATTGACGGATATGTGGACGAGCCGGCATGTTTCGGAGTTCCACCTTACATTTCCCCATACATCAGATACATAGCAGGTGCCTTAAGAGAAAACGGATTTCAGGAAGAAAATATAGCATATTTTACAATTGATAATCTGCGCAAAGATATCACCGAGGCACCCAGACTCATAAATCGGGCAGACATAGTTGTAGTTCTTGCCGGTATGACAGTTCCAGGCAAATACCTGCGTTCAACACCTATCAATTTAGGCGAGATAGAAAGCATATTCAGTGCCACCAATGGAACTAAAATACTGGGAGGACCCATCAGGCTTGGTTTCTCGCTGGAAGGTGGAAAGAAAGCTGAATGTGATATTATAACTAACACAGATGTGTGTATTTCAAGCAAGGACATAGAGGCTTTTGTCTTTGATACAACAGGAGACAGTGCACAGTCTCCGGAAGATTTTGAACATCGATTCAGAACCGTTGAAGAGATAGGAAGATGGAGTACAAAAGGCAGTTTTATTATCAAAAAACATCCGGATTATCCTAATGTGATGTGTGAAATTGAAACATACAGAGGTTGTGGACGTAAGCAGCACTGTTCATTCTGCACGGAACCATCATACGGAAGCTCGGATTACCGGCCAATTAAGGATGTCGTATCAGAAGTTTCAGAACTCTATAAACACGGTGCAAGGTTTTTCAGAATAGGAAGACAGCCTGACATTCTAAGCTATCATGCAAAGGACAAAGGAGGAGAAATACCTGAACCTGATCCACAGGCCATACATTCCCTGTACAAAGGAATCAGAAACGTTGCGCCCGATCTGAAAGTACTCCACATGGATAATGCCAATCCAGGAACAATTGCAGCTTATCCAGAACTAACCAGGGAGATTTTTAAAACCATCGTAAAATATCATACACCGGGAGATGTGGCGGCACTTGGAATGGAAAGCGCGGATCCTGAAGTAGTAAGAGCTAATGGTCTTAAAGCAATGCCTGAGGAAATATATGAAGCTATCAAAATCATTAATGATGCAGGAAGAAGCAGAGGAGTTAACGGAATGCCTGAACTCCTCCCAGGAATCAATATTGTTCACGGACTTATGGGAGAATCAAAAAAGACATTTGAACTAAACTACGAATTCCTCAAGAAAGTTCTTGACGAAGATCTTCTCCTTCGAAGAATAAATA from Methanolobus tindarius DSM 2278 harbors:
- a CDS encoding radical SAM protein, with protein sequence MRAVIIDGYVDEPACFGVPPYISPYIRYIAGALRENGFQEENIAYFTIDNLRKDITEAPRLINRADIVVVLAGMTVPGKYLRSTPINLGEIESIFSATNGTKILGGPIRLGFSLEGGKKAECDIITNTDVCISSKDIEAFVFDTTGDSAQSPEDFEHRFRTVEEIGRWSTKGSFIIKKHPDYPNVMCEIETYRGCGRKQHCSFCTEPSYGSSDYRPIKDVVSEVSELYKHGARFFRIGRQPDILSYHAKDKGGEIPEPDPQAIHSLYKGIRNVAPDLKVLHMDNANPGTIAAYPELTREIFKTIVKYHTPGDVAALGMESADPEVVRANGLKAMPEEIYEAIKIINDAGRSRGVNGMPELLPGINIVHGLMGESKKTFELNYEFLKKVLDEDLLLRRINIRQVMAFPGTRMYGNDELVRKHKQIFLKYKEKIRKEIDMPMLKKIIPAGTVLKNLMCELNSERICFGRQMGSYPLLVGIPANQELGKFIDVTVTRHGHRSITGIPYPLNINTASMSLLQELPGIGKKQANLINREMPFKNAEDFVDRTGKEELLPYIGF
- the ilvD gene encoding dihydroxy-acid dehydratase, producing the protein MRSDKTKKGLERAPHRSLLKATGVTDSEMKKPFIAVVNSRNELIPGHIHLDKVAEAVKAGIRSAGGVPFEFHTIGICDGIAMGHEGMKYSLPSREAIEDSIELVLQGHQLDGMVMITACDKITPGHLMAAGSLDIPAIVVTGGPMIPGYVDDEPRDLISVFEGVGECQSEKVSDEKLKLLEDCSCSGAGSCAGMYTANTMACMTEALGMSLPGCGTAHAADAKKIRLAKESGERIVSMVNEGLNPRSVVTMKSFENAIMVDMAIGGSTNTTLHLPAIAHAFGLELSLDVFDRLSKSTPHLISLKPGGENYMLDFERAGGVQAIMSRLQSSLNLDEKTVNGKTVGDNLSELIIVNPKLNARIMGTMESPIHEEGGIAVLKGSLAPDGSVVKQAAVDPKMLKHSGPARVFDSEEDAMAAILAKKIVAGDVVVIRYEGPKGGPGMREMLSPTSAIAGMGLIDKVALVTDGRFSGGTRGPCIGHISPEAQEGGPIGLVKEGDIIEIDIPARKLDLKVSEEELAERRKTFVPLEKKVTGYLARYRKFVSSANKGAIIE